One window of the Kiritimatiellia bacterium genome contains the following:
- the murC gene encoding UDP-N-acetylmuramate--L-alanine ligase, which translates to MANETDPVCALLGAPPGSAVHLVGVGGIGMAGLAIHLSGRGLAVSGCDAARNRLTDDLERRGLRFAQGHDPAHLDGGIRWVVRSTAVPESSDEIRAARAIGIPVLSRGAVLAALLEGRDSVAVGGTHGKTTTTAMIAQALRQGGRDPGYCIGGEVDLLGGVAGVGGGTLLVVEADESDGTLALYRPDIAVVTNIELDHLEHFDGEAGLVDCFERFVKAARRRVIFCADDPRAAALCADLPAARSYGWAPAAEVRGTVLDSNADGVRVEVAVRGRRAGAFRLPVGGVHNAQNALAAVAVAEELGVPFEAAAEALAGFCPARRRFEIVAAARGVTVVSDYAHHPTEIRAVMRTAAAFPARRRRVVFQPHRYTRTRALGPEFPPAFEGADEILLLPVYAASEPPLEGGTADDLLRHFRAFGGAPVRLEASLEEARGALRRSLRSGDLLLVIGAGDVEQLAGWARDDLMEGVSGEEGSA; encoded by the coding sequence GTGGCTAACGAGACGGACCCGGTATGCGCGCTGCTGGGCGCTCCGCCCGGCTCGGCCGTCCACCTCGTGGGCGTCGGCGGCATCGGGATGGCCGGGCTCGCCATCCACCTGTCCGGCCGGGGCCTCGCGGTGTCCGGTTGCGACGCGGCGCGAAACCGGCTGACGGACGATCTCGAACGGCGCGGCCTTCGTTTCGCGCAGGGGCATGATCCCGCGCATCTCGACGGCGGCATCCGGTGGGTCGTACGCAGCACGGCCGTACCGGAATCCAGCGACGAGATCCGCGCGGCCCGCGCGATAGGAATCCCGGTCCTTTCGCGGGGCGCGGTCCTCGCGGCGCTGCTGGAAGGCCGCGACTCGGTGGCCGTCGGCGGAACGCACGGCAAGACCACGACCACGGCGATGATCGCCCAGGCGCTGCGCCAGGGCGGGCGGGATCCCGGTTACTGCATCGGGGGCGAGGTCGACCTCCTGGGCGGCGTGGCCGGGGTGGGGGGCGGGACGCTGCTGGTCGTCGAGGCCGACGAGAGCGACGGGACGCTGGCCCTGTACCGGCCGGACATCGCGGTGGTGACGAACATCGAGTTGGACCACCTGGAGCATTTCGACGGGGAGGCCGGGCTGGTGGACTGTTTCGAGCGGTTCGTGAAGGCCGCGCGCCGCCGGGTGATCTTCTGCGCCGACGATCCGCGGGCGGCGGCGCTCTGCGCGGACCTGCCCGCCGCGCGCTCCTATGGCTGGGCGCCGGCCGCGGAGGTGCGCGGAACCGTGCTGGATTCGAACGCGGACGGCGTGCGCGTCGAGGTGGCCGTGCGCGGACGGCGGGCCGGGGCCTTCCGCCTGCCGGTGGGCGGAGTGCACAACGCCCAGAACGCGCTCGCGGCCGTCGCGGTCGCGGAGGAACTGGGGGTGCCGTTCGAAGCGGCCGCGGAGGCGCTGGCCGGTTTCTGTCCCGCGCGGCGCCGGTTCGAAATCGTGGCGGCCGCGCGCGGCGTGACCGTGGTGTCCGACTACGCCCACCATCCCACGGAAATCCGCGCCGTCATGCGCACGGCGGCCGCCTTCCCGGCGCGACGGCGGCGGGTCGTGTTCCAGCCGCACCGCTACACCCGCACCCGCGCGCTCGGGCCCGAGTTCCCGCCTGCCTTCGAGGGTGCCGACGAAATCCTCCTGCTGCCCGTGTACGCGGCGTCCGAGCCGCCGCTGGAAGGCGGGACCGCGGACGACCTGCTGCGGCATTTCCGGGCGTTCGGGGGGGCGCCGGTCCGCCTCGAGGCCTCGCTGGAGGAGGCGCGCGGGGCCTTGCGCCGGAGCCTGCGGAGCGGCGACCTGCTCCTGGTGATCGGCGCGGGCGACGTGGAGCAATTGGCAGGATGGGCGAGGGATGATTTAATGGAAGGCGTGTCCGGGGAAGAAGGAAGTGCATGA
- a CDS encoding FtsQ-type POTRA domain-containing protein — translation MWYWQRYKNDRRRGAVQHQVRLRETILQVEKPRRARQRERLYQVGSVVLLLVVVAAALWLGTEGARRLGQALFSANDRFTVRTLDLVSDGKLQSWHIREYAGLDTGLNLFALDLGKIRRELESVPVVGMVTVTRVLPDTLRVRISERRAVARLGDEAGGQALAVDREGYALGPSSVSARLPVITGYRARGLRPGSRVEDPGIQSALALIDLSDEPLYSRFVRLRRVDVSDNEELRVELERGERIRFPRRDMQPRMERLCEIIKQSADEGRAIASVNMTVDRNFPVIHQ, via the coding sequence GTGTGGTACTGGCAACGCTATAAAAACGATCGTCGGCGCGGGGCCGTGCAGCACCAGGTGCGCCTGCGCGAAACCATCCTGCAGGTGGAAAAGCCGCGCCGGGCCCGGCAGCGCGAACGGCTCTACCAGGTCGGCTCCGTCGTGCTCCTGCTGGTCGTGGTCGCGGCGGCTCTCTGGCTCGGTACCGAGGGCGCGCGCCGACTGGGCCAGGCCCTTTTTTCCGCGAACGACCGCTTCACCGTGCGCACGCTCGACCTGGTTTCCGACGGCAAGCTGCAGTCGTGGCATATCCGGGAATACGCCGGGCTGGACACCGGGCTCAACCTCTTCGCGCTGGACCTCGGCAAGATCCGCCGCGAACTGGAGAGCGTGCCCGTCGTCGGCATGGTCACCGTGACCCGCGTGCTGCCGGACACGCTGCGGGTGCGCATCTCCGAGCGCAGGGCCGTGGCGCGGCTGGGCGACGAGGCCGGCGGCCAGGCCCTCGCCGTCGACCGCGAGGGCTACGCGCTGGGCCCGAGTTCCGTATCCGCGCGCCTGCCCGTCATCACCGGCTACCGGGCGCGCGGCCTGCGTCCCGGCAGCCGTGTCGAAGACCCCGGCATTCAATCCGCCCTGGCCCTGATCGACTTGAGCGACGAGCCGCTGTACAGCCGGTTCGTCCGCCTCCGCCGGGTGGACGTGTCCGACAACGAGGAATTGCGCGTCGAACTGGAACGGGGGGAGCGGATCCGTTTCCCGCGGCGGGACATGCAGCCCCGCATGGAGCGGTTGTGCGAGATCATCAAGCAGTCGGCCGACGAGGGACGGGCGATCGCCTCGGTGAACATGACCGTCGACCGGAATTTCCCCGTCATCCACCAATGA
- a CDS encoding D-alanine--D-alanine ligase yields MSEKTYTSVAVLMGGPSDEREVSLRSGAGVTKGLREAGYRVTELLLDSESIEIPPGVEAVFIALHGRFGEDGRLQEILRRRGVPYTGSGPEASRRSFDKRLTKQVFEREGIPTPAYEVLRDGQPRRLPLPVVAKPPCQGSSIGVYRAMAESEWPGALAGARAHDEEVLVESFIEGRELTVSLLDGEALPVLEIRPLEPFFSYTAKYTAGRSEFLVPAPIPEEAAAHCRELAVRAFHSLGAETFGRVDFRLSNEGELFVLELNTIPGFTETSLFPKAARAAGMTFSEVCDRIMRKATVH; encoded by the coding sequence ATGAGCGAGAAAACCTATACCAGCGTCGCGGTTCTGATGGGCGGCCCGTCCGACGAACGGGAGGTGTCGCTGCGGTCCGGCGCCGGCGTGACCAAGGGGCTCCGCGAGGCCGGCTACCGGGTCACCGAGCTCCTGCTGGACAGCGAAAGCATCGAAATCCCGCCGGGCGTCGAGGCGGTCTTCATTGCCTTGCACGGGCGCTTCGGCGAGGACGGCCGCCTGCAGGAGATCCTGCGCCGGCGCGGCGTGCCCTACACCGGCTCGGGGCCGGAGGCCAGCCGTCGGTCGTTCGACAAGCGGCTGACCAAGCAGGTCTTCGAGCGGGAAGGCATCCCGACGCCGGCCTACGAGGTCCTTCGCGACGGCCAGCCCCGGCGCCTGCCGCTGCCGGTCGTGGCCAAGCCGCCGTGCCAGGGCTCGAGCATCGGGGTTTACCGCGCCATGGCGGAATCGGAATGGCCGGGGGCCCTGGCCGGGGCGCGCGCCCACGACGAGGAGGTGCTGGTCGAGTCCTTCATCGAGGGCCGCGAACTGACGGTCAGCCTCCTCGACGGGGAGGCCCTGCCGGTGCTGGAGATCCGGCCGCTGGAGCCGTTCTTCAGTTACACGGCCAAGTACACGGCCGGGCGCAGCGAGTTCCTGGTCCCGGCACCCATCCCGGAAGAGGCCGCGGCGCATTGCCGGGAACTGGCCGTCCGGGCCTTTCACTCCCTCGGCGCCGAGACCTTCGGCCGCGTGGATTTCCGGCTGTCGAACGAGGGGGAACTGTTCGTGCTGGAACTCAACACGATCCCCGGCTTTACGGAGACCAGCCTTTTTCCTAAAGCCGCGCGCGCGGCGGGGATGACATTTTCCGAAGTTTGTGATCGAATCATGCGCAAGGCGACGGTACATTAG
- a CDS encoding UDP-N-acetylglucosamine--N-acetylmuramyl-(pentapeptide) pyrophosphoryl-undecaprenol N-acetylglucosamine transferase, whose product MKTAIACGGTGGHIFPGLATAEVLRQRGHDIELWLAGKDVEAPALKGWTGPVVTVPAEGFPSGFSLRSARSAWKLARAAGRCRRQMVSRRPDILLAMGSYASAGPVYGALRGGIPVVLHEANVVPGRAIRFLSRWAAAVAVSFEESSYYLRHGKLVWTGMPLRRDLEEAASAVPPAAPAREFFTLLVMGGSRGSHRLNESVSRAMVRVHAAGHRVGVIHLSGFADESAVRQSYEQAGVLHEVFPFLADMASVYRRADLAVCRAGAATCAELSIFGLPALLVPYPHAAYDHQTANARAMEKKGAADVVPEQDLDEEWLADYVVSVMRNPGRLARQRAAAKQRVSGRGAEALADLVEKVAEARRG is encoded by the coding sequence GTGAAAACGGCCATAGCGTGCGGGGGAACCGGGGGCCACATCTTTCCCGGCCTGGCCACGGCCGAAGTCCTCCGGCAGCGCGGCCACGACATCGAACTGTGGCTGGCCGGAAAGGATGTCGAAGCCCCGGCCCTCAAGGGCTGGACCGGCCCTGTGGTGACCGTGCCCGCCGAGGGCTTCCCGTCGGGGTTCTCCCTGCGCTCCGCGCGCAGCGCTTGGAAACTGGCCCGCGCGGCCGGCCGGTGCCGCCGGCAGATGGTCTCGCGCCGGCCGGATATCCTGCTCGCCATGGGCAGTTATGCCTCCGCCGGGCCCGTGTACGGCGCCTTGCGCGGCGGCATCCCCGTGGTCCTGCACGAGGCCAACGTGGTGCCCGGCCGGGCCATCCGGTTCCTGTCCCGGTGGGCCGCCGCGGTGGCCGTCAGCTTCGAGGAATCGAGCTACTACCTGCGGCACGGCAAGCTGGTCTGGACCGGGATGCCCCTGCGCCGAGACCTGGAAGAGGCCGCGAGCGCCGTGCCGCCCGCCGCCCCCGCGCGCGAGTTTTTCACCCTCCTCGTCATGGGCGGCAGCCGCGGCTCCCATCGGCTCAATGAGTCCGTCTCCCGGGCCATGGTCCGAGTCCACGCGGCGGGCCACCGGGTCGGCGTGATCCATCTCTCCGGCTTCGCGGACGAATCCGCCGTGCGCCAATCCTACGAGCAGGCAGGCGTTCTCCACGAGGTGTTTCCGTTCCTGGCGGACATGGCCTCGGTATATCGCCGGGCCGACCTCGCCGTGTGCCGCGCCGGAGCCGCAACGTGCGCGGAACTCTCGATCTTCGGCCTCCCGGCGCTCCTCGTGCCGTACCCCCACGCGGCCTACGACCACCAGACGGCCAACGCCCGCGCGATGGAAAAAAAGGGCGCCGCGGATGTCGTGCCGGAGCAGGACCTCGACGAGGAATGGCTGGCCGATTACGTGGTCAGCGTCATGCGCAACCCGGGCCGGCTGGCGCGCCAGCGCGCCGCCGCGAAACAGCGGGTCTCGGGCCGCGGGGCGGAGGCGCTCGCCGACCTCGTGGAGAAGGTCGCGGAGGCCCGCCGTGGCTAA